The Maridesulfovibrio salexigens DSM 2638 region AAACAAGCAGAACAGTAATGATGATAGCCGCACCGAGGATAAGAATCCTGTCAAGATTACCGGCCCCAAGCTCAGTAAGAGTAGCGGACAGCCATCCTTCGGCAAAAATATCCGTACACCCGGGCAGGAACAGTAATGTGGCAAATAATAGTGTGCGCAGCATAATTCCGAATCTGTTGTTTCCGTTTATGAGTCTGAATAAACCCGATCAACATTAGTAATAAATATATCTCATACACCATTATCGTCATTACCAGTCCAGAGCAAGACCAGAAGTAACTTTATTAACTACAATATCCCCTTTAAGCCCAGTCCCTTAATCAAACCAAAGCATCCGGCCAGCATCATATCACCACCGGGGGACGGAAACTCAACAGGATAACCGTTCAAAAGGGCGCGCCGGGGACCAAGCACGTAAGTGGGAGCAAAGCCCTGAGCTTCTTCAGGTAATTCAAGGGTCAAACAGCCATGACCCCAGTCATCAAACACATCCTGAAAACTGATATTACCCTGCCGGAACCGCTGAGAATCATCCCATAATTTTTCCGGGGTCATGTTCCCGGTATGGTGTTCATAAACACCGTAAACAGCGCCTTTATAGAGTAAAAATGAAACAGTATGGCTGTTCCCTACATTGATCAGGCAGACACCCTGCCTGTGGCTGTGTTCCATTATCTCATCCACAAAAAGGGCTCCGAGCACAGCCGCAGCACCGGTGTCACTAACCGCCCCTCCACCGATGCTATCCTGCAATTCAGCCATACGGGTAAACTCATCAGGCACGGCTTCAAAAACGAGACTCTCCGGACGTCCGTCATTCTCCAGCAGCAAATGCTTCCAGAGATTAAAGCGTCCTATACGGTTGCTTTTACCGGGATGGTAACCGTGATCCTGTACCGATGCAGTCACATAATCAGGATACTCCAGACCTGCCGCCTTAAAAAAATTCTTCCACCATGCAGCATCAAAGTCAGCAAGAGGAACTTCCGCGCACCCTTTCGGCTTTTCATCGGCAAGAATGATCCCGTTACTCTCCAGCCGGGAAAGATCATCACCTAGGGCAAGAGCCGCACGGGGATGGGCATAGACTTTATAACCCGCTTCCATATGGGGATAGACAGACCTTCCAAAACCACCGCCCATATTCCGGCCCGAAAGATAAATATCACGTCCCTGTCCGGTCAATTCCTTGATTCGTTCCCCTACTACCCGTGCCGGGGAAGGCAGTACGAACTTGAAACAGTTTTCAATCTCCACACCTTTAATATAATAAAGAACATCCTGAGTCCCGCTGCCGATATCCAGACTTAAAACCGTATTCTTCACTCCAGATCTCCATTTTTAACAGTAAAGATTGATAATTATGTTGCAGGCGGAAACAATTTGCGTCAATTGAAAACAGAATATGTTAACCGCAACCCCGCATTGACCATGATGAAAATAATCTTTTTCACCGCCCTGCTGATCCTGCTGCCACTGCCGCTTATCATTTTTGCCGCCCTTTGCAACAGAACGGAAATACGCAATAGAGGCACCGGACCGATGATCAAGGACATTGCCCGGGCCACTGTATCAGCAGGCATAAGCCTGATCATAGCCATCTGCACCCGCCCCTTCACTTTTCTCAGCAACCTTCCGCTGATCAAAAAAAACGGGGATGACACTCCCATTCTCATGACCCACGGGCTTTACCATAACAAGGTCGCATGGGTGGCTATGCGCTATCGCTTGAACCTTGCGGGATACACAAACCTGCACACATGGCAATACAACAGCTTTACTACATCCTATCCGGAGCTGGTGCTGGAACTGCGGGATATAATTTCAAAATTGCACTTGGAATCAGGAAGAGAAATCATCCTGACCGGACACAGTCTCGGCGGTCTGCTTTCATGCGGAGCAGCACAGGACCCCGAAATTGAAAAAATGTGCGCGGGGATTATTACCCTTGGAACACCTTACCGGGGCAGCATTCTCGCAACCATAGCCCTCGGAAGACTGGGACGCAGTCTGCACCCGCAAGGCAGTCTCTTTAAAGGGAAGAACAAAATCGGCTATCCCAGGAATATACCCAAAACAGCCATTATCTCTCCCACCGATGAACTGGTCCTGCCGTGGTCCAACCTCGAACCGACCTCTGAAGAATGGCAACTCAAACGAACTCACGCCATGGGACACGTAGCCATGCTTTACAGCAGACAGGTGGGCAAAATGGTAGTTGAATCGATCCGCAAAATACAAAACCAATAAAAAAAAAGGGAGAACCATAACAGTTCTCCCTTTGCTGTGATCTATATTTTCTAAGAAACGTATTCAGCAATCTTGGCTTTGAGCTGATCAGCAGTGAACGGTTTGGTAATAAAATCGTTCACCCCGGTCTTACGGGCCAGTTCCTGCTGGGAATACTCAGATTCGGTAGTAACCATGATTACGGGGATATCCGCATAACCGTTAGTCTGGCGGAGCTTGGAAACAAATTCCATTCCGTCCATAACCGGCATGTTCATATCAGTGATAATCACATCAAATTCTTCACTGAGTTCAATGTGTGAGTATGCATCCTGACCGTTTTCAGCCACAGTGGGTTCATACCCTCCACTGGTAAGAATGCTTCGATAGAGTGCAAGCATGGATTTGGAGTCATCCACAGCCAGAGCCCTCTTACCACCTGCAACAACAGCTTCAGGCAACCTGGCCATATCAGCTTCTGCTTCTGCACCGCCAATCTCAACCAGCTTGGCGCGGAAAGCTTCATGCACTTCAGCATCTTTGGAAGCTGCCACGGCATTCATCAGGAAACGGCCGATCTTGCCTTCAGCATACAGAGCCTGAAATACATTCACTGCCTTGGCGGTAACAATAGCCCGCAAAATCTTTCCGGCCTTGCTGCCGCCCTGACCTACTATCTCAACCAGCTTTTTGGTCACGCCGGGATTAACCAGTCCGTCAAGGCCGGTCATGACCGCCACGGTGATGAGTTCGTCATCATCTTCCAGACCATCGATAAGGCTGATCACACCCTTCATGGTGCCGATTCTGCCAATGGCTTCATAGATGGCGTACTTAACGCTTGAGTCAGTGGAATACTGCTTCTCAATGGCATCCATGAGCCCATCAAGAGCTTCCTTGTCCCCGATGAAACCAAGTACGTTGGCAGCGAGGATCATATCATCTTTCGCAGTATCAGGACTGATGATCTTATTCAGGTAAGGAACTGCCCTACTTCCCAGAACTGTCAGAGAGTCGGTAACTACCCGGCGTACGGTGGGGTTACGGTGGTGCAGGTTGGAAACAATAAAATCAAGGGCTTCGTCCGTACCTATGGTAGCGAGGCATTCAACTGCCTTCCATGTGGTCAGATCGCACACTTCGTAGCGATCTTCCTCGTTGTTGCGCTCAACAAATCCCTTGAGTTCGGGAATGGACTGCTCGTCCTTGAGTTCTGCAAGCATCTCTATGGACATAACCACGATCAGGTCATCGTCGTTATTGATATTGGAACGGAAAAGTTCAAGAGATTCAGGGCCGCCAATCTTTGAAAGCGAGGTAAGAACCTCGAATAAAAAGTCTGGATCAGAGGCTTCATCAGCCATCTGCATGAGAACAGGAACAGCACTTTTGAACTGAAATTCTCCACAAACCCTGATGCACAGGATACGTAATTTGCCATCTTCCTTGCTCAGAAGTTCTACCGTCTTTTGCTCATCAGCGGAAAGAACACCGTTCAAAGCGGTTACAACCATATAGTCAACAGAAGTATCTTCAAGCGGATTCTGGAACAGGTCCAGCAGAGCTTCCAGCTCAACCGGATCTTTTGCAGTGGCAACTTCATTGAGAATGCTGATCTTATCCAAGAAAGATTTTTCTCTGAAACCGATTAACATAGACATATTGTAATCTCTCTTTTTTACAGTGGAACTTTGTTTTTATTCAAAACAGAATTCAATGGTAAATTCCCCGGCATCGGTGGTGAAGGGGATAGCCATAATGGGAGTATTGGCAATGTGGGTAATGGTATGGTTATCTCCCATAATTACCGAAGGTGTGGCCCCAGAAAAACTGAGGCCCTGTTCAGCAAGCCCGGCTCTGGCCTGACCGGACACCATATTGGTAATCTCACCAACAGCATCCTGAACATCCTGAACGATATCCTGAACATCGTCGCCAAGCATATTCTTAACAATGGTCACCGCACAATTCTTTGTGAAGGATATTGATATTGTACCATTCATATCACCGGTAATACCCACCAACCCTGTAACGTCACCTACAGCGGTCTTGGTTTTTTTTACATAAGGCTTTCCCGGCTTCGGAGTGATCATGGCCATCATTGACAGCACATCCACTGCAGCCTTGATAAACGGCTTAGCAAGTTCAACATTCATATAGACATTCCCTACATCAGAAGTTTTCTCCAAGAGCAGGATCACCTTCAGTTCACGGTCTTTTCCTACTTAGAACACAATTTGAAAGATACTAACTTCAAAAACAGAAAGGTTCAAGAGACATGATTAAAATCCAGCGACAAAATCCATCACCATTGCAGCCCGGCCGAGTATAATGTAATCCACATTAATATTTCAAATACTCTGCTTACAAAGGATAATAGAAAATGATTCAAAGCTTGGTCGGACTGTTCGGTTTGGTATTCATCGCATGGCTGTTCAGCGAAAATAAAAAGGGACTCAGCCTGAAAAACATTATTATCGGGATGGCCCTTCAATTTACTGTAGCGGCACTCATGCTAAAAGTACCTTTTTTCAGTGACCTGATCATGTATTTGAACCACGCTGTAGATGCACTGCAACAAGCCACGCAAGCCGGAACAAGCTTTATCTTCGGTTATCTTGGCGGGGGGCCGCTCCCCTTTGCCGAAACTTCTCCGGGCGCGAGCTGGACTCTTGCTTTCCGGGCCCTGCCGCTTATTCTTGTGGTCAGTGCTCTTTCCGCCCTGCTCTTCTACTGGAGGATAATTCCGGTAGTGGTAAAGGGCTTTTCCTTGGCATTGCAAAAAACAATGGACATAGGTGGAGCATTGGGACTTGGGGTTGCCTCCAATATTTTTGTAGGCATGGTCGAAGCACCGATCATCATCGCCCCATATGTAAACAAGATGAGCCGCAGCGAACTCATGACCCTCATGATCAGCGGTATGGCGACAATATCCGGCACAGTGCTTGTTCTTTATGCCTCAATTTTGAATCCGGTACTTCCCGGCGCTATCGGGCATATCCTGACCGCCTCAATCATCAGCGCACCGGCGGCGATTCTAATTTCCCGGATAATGGTCCCGGAACAAAAAGGGCATCAGGGTGAAGACGGCCTTAACATCAAAAGCACTGCTTCCAGCTCAATGGATGCCGTAGTCAAAGGAACTTCCGATGGAGTCTCCCTGCTCATCAATGTTGTGGCTATGCTTCTGGTGCTGGTTGCTCTGGTAGCGCTGACCAACCAGATTCTCGCCTTTCTGCCCGACTTTCAAAACGAACCGCTTACCCTGCAACGCATCCTCGGTATCATCATGTGGCCTGTGGTCTGGCTGATGGGTATTCCGGCACACGAGGCTTATACGGCCTCTTCGCTCATGGGGACC contains the following coding sequences:
- a CDS encoding esterase/lipase family protein; translated protein: MRQLKTEYVNRNPALTMMKIIFFTALLILLPLPLIIFAALCNRTEIRNRGTGPMIKDIARATVSAGISLIIAICTRPFTFLSNLPLIKKNGDDTPILMTHGLYHNKVAWVAMRYRLNLAGYTNLHTWQYNSFTTSYPELVLELRDIISKLHLESGREIILTGHSLGGLLSCGAAQDPEIEKMCAGIITLGTPYRGSILATIALGRLGRSLHPQGSLFKGKNKIGYPRNIPKTAIISPTDELVLPWSNLEPTSEEWQLKRTHAMGHVAMLYSRQVGKMVVESIRKIQNQ
- a CDS encoding DUF1786 domain-containing protein → MKNTVLSLDIGSGTQDVLYYIKGVEIENCFKFVLPSPARVVGERIKELTGQGRDIYLSGRNMGGGFGRSVYPHMEAGYKVYAHPRAALALGDDLSRLESNGIILADEKPKGCAEVPLADFDAAWWKNFFKAAGLEYPDYVTASVQDHGYHPGKSNRIGRFNLWKHLLLENDGRPESLVFEAVPDEFTRMAELQDSIGGGAVSDTGAAAVLGALFVDEIMEHSHRQGVCLINVGNSHTVSFLLYKGAVYGVYEHHTGNMTPEKLWDDSQRFRQGNISFQDVFDDWGHGCLTLELPEEAQGFAPTYVLGPRRALLNGYPVEFPSPGGDMMLAGCFGLIKGLGLKGIL
- a CDS encoding chemotaxis protein CheX; the protein is MNVELAKPFIKAAVDVLSMMAMITPKPGKPYVKKTKTAVGDVTGLVGITGDMNGTISISFTKNCAVTIVKNMLGDDVQDIVQDVQDAVGEITNMVSGQARAGLAEQGLSFSGATPSVIMGDNHTITHIANTPIMAIPFTTDAGEFTIEFCFE
- a CDS encoding NupC/NupG family nucleoside CNT transporter — encoded protein: MIQSLVGLFGLVFIAWLFSENKKGLSLKNIIIGMALQFTVAALMLKVPFFSDLIMYLNHAVDALQQATQAGTSFIFGYLGGGPLPFAETSPGASWTLAFRALPLILVVSALSALLFYWRIIPVVVKGFSLALQKTMDIGGALGLGVASNIFVGMVEAPIIIAPYVNKMSRSELMTLMISGMATISGTVLVLYASILNPVLPGAIGHILTASIISAPAAILISRIMVPEQKGHQGEDGLNIKSTASSSMDAVVKGTSDGVSLLINVVAMLLVLVALVALTNQILAFLPDFQNEPLTLQRILGIIMWPVVWLMGIPAHEAYTASSLMGTKTILNEFLAYLQLAGLPAGTLSPRSTIIMTYAMCGFANLGSLGILIGGLVSIAPSRKDEIVALGTKSVIGGTLATCMTGAVVGLLY
- a CDS encoding HEAT repeat domain-containing protein, with protein sequence MSMLIGFREKSFLDKISILNEVATAKDPVELEALLDLFQNPLEDTSVDYMVVTALNGVLSADEQKTVELLSKEDGKLRILCIRVCGEFQFKSAVPVLMQMADEASDPDFLFEVLTSLSKIGGPESLELFRSNINNDDDLIVVMSIEMLAELKDEQSIPELKGFVERNNEEDRYEVCDLTTWKAVECLATIGTDEALDFIVSNLHHRNPTVRRVVTDSLTVLGSRAVPYLNKIISPDTAKDDMILAANVLGFIGDKEALDGLMDAIEKQYSTDSSVKYAIYEAIGRIGTMKGVISLIDGLEDDDELITVAVMTGLDGLVNPGVTKKLVEIVGQGGSKAGKILRAIVTAKAVNVFQALYAEGKIGRFLMNAVAASKDAEVHEAFRAKLVEIGGAEAEADMARLPEAVVAGGKRALAVDDSKSMLALYRSILTSGGYEPTVAENGQDAYSHIELSEEFDVIITDMNMPVMDGMEFVSKLRQTNGYADIPVIMVTTESEYSQQELARKTGVNDFITKPFTADQLKAKIAEYVS